In Candidatus Zixiibacteriota bacterium, the DNA window GAAACGGTGCGGCAGATTCTGATATACAGCCTGCTTCTGGCCGCGGCAAGTTTACTGCCTCTCTTCTATGGCGCCGGGCTGCCCTACCTGGGAGTTGCCGTTGCGGTGAATTCTGTCTTTATCTATCGCGGATTACAGGCAAGGCGAAGTCGGCGCCACAAGGAATACTGGAGCCTGTTCAAATTTTCGTTAATACATCTTTTTGCGCTCTTTGTGGCGCTGATTGCGGATAAATATATCTGAAATAAGTTAATGTGTATTAAAAACATCTATTTTGACGGGAAATAGCAGCGAGGAAGATTGCGATAATTGTTGACAGAGAACGGTTTTTGTTTTATTTTCGCCGCCGTAACTTTCGGGATTGCTAAATGACCGGGCAAGTTGGCAATCATCATCAGCCAGCGCCCCCAGGAAAAGAAACAGGATTGCTTAGTTGGCTCAGATTTTTCCAAAATGGACCAATCAACTTCCGGTTTATTTTATTGCCGGAGCGGTCGTGATTCTGACGGCGGTCGCGGGCATATTCTGGTTCTATGGTTCCCCCAAGTACTCCGATGTCGGCTATCGACCCAAACAACCGGTGCCGTACAGCCATAAGCTGCATGCCGGCGACCTGGGGCTCGACTGTCGTTATTGCCATTCGCAAGTAGAGACCTCGGCGGCGGCCGGCATTCCCCCGACTCAGACCTGTATGAACTGCCATAAACTGATATTGCCGGAAAGCGAAAAGTTGCTGCCGGTGCGGGAAAGCTGGAGTAAACGG includes these proteins:
- a CDS encoding cytochrome c3 family protein, giving the protein MAQIFPKWTNQLPVYFIAGAVVILTAVAGIFWFYGSPKYSDVGYRPKQPVPYSHKLHAGDLGLDCRYCHSQVETSAAAGIPPTQTCMNCHKLILPESEKLLPVRESWSKRLPIQWVRVHNLPDFVYFDHSVHLNAGVGCASCHGNVAQMDVVMQKEPLSMSWCLDCHRNPDRHLRPREELTNMNWTPPVEQPELARRVRAEKGINPTIDCSGCHR